The DNA sequence TATTGGCAAGGGACATTCCTAATTCTGTTGCTACAATTCCGCTTCCTCCATAGGTTGGATAGCAAAGTATGCCTATTTTCATTAGATTATTGTTGTTTTGATGTTGTATTATTTGGTATTTGCTGAGGTAACTGCATTAAGATCAATCCCCATTCCTGGTTTCAGCTGATCATTAACCAGCACAGGAAGTTTTCCCCATATTTTTGTTTTTCCGTTTAAAGCATCAGCTGCAGCGTTCATAGAATCATCATTGTTTTCATAAGAAACAAGAACCGTTGAAACTTTTGAAATATCAATGTCCTTTAATGCATAAGCGCTTCCGAATACATTCAGAATTACATTTTGATTTTTGGTAAGATCAGAAAGCACCTGCTTGGATTCTGCTGAAACTTTATAAGGTTTGTAAGCTGTGGAATTATCTTTATGGAAACCTACAATTACTGTTGATCCCGCTGGAATAGTATTTATTTCACCTGCTTTTTTAATGATTACATTGTTTCCCAATCTGCTGGCAAAAGTCTGATAAGGGGCTTCTTCCAAAGGAACATAGTAAATCTGCTTTCCTGCAAGAGGAAGTAATTTCTTTTCATCCTTTAATAAAGTCAGCGCATTGGAATAAAGATTCTGTACCAGCTGGATATGAGAATTATTATTTAAATCTGCATTGATGTTTTCCGGATTTTTTGGTGTGTATTGCGTAAGGCCAAGGAAATACTTGGTTAATAAGATTTTTTTCACACTTTCTTCTACTCTAGATTGAGGAATTTCTCCTTTATCAATGGCTTTCTGAATTAGTTTTTTGCCTTCAGAAACACCTTGTGAGAAAAGCATAATGTCATTTCCTGCTTTAAAAGCCATAGCGTCCAGTTCGCCTGGTTTGTATTTATTGGCTACAGCACCCATGTTTAAAGCATCAGTAATGATTAAACCTTTATAACCCAGTTTGTCTTTAAGTAATCCGGTAATGATATTTTTAGAAACAGAAGCAGGAATTCCTTTTCCTGATTCTAAGCTTGGAACATATAAATGGGCAACCATTACTCCTCCGATTCCTTTATTCATCAAAGCTTTGAAGGGGGCCAGTTCTATTGTGTTAAGCCTTTCCATAGAGTGGGAAACTACAGGAAGATCAAGGTGTGAGTCTGTGCTGGTATCTCCGTGTCCCGGGAAATGTTTAATTGCTGCTAAAATATTGTTATCCTGAAGACCATTAGAATAGGATAGGGCAGAGCTGATTACATTATCTACTTCAGAACCAAAACTTCTGTTACCGATGATCGGATTATTAGGATTGGTATTTACATCCACTACAGGAGCAAAATCCCAGTTGATTCCCATTCTGTGACAATCCTCAGCAATTTTTGCGGCCATCTGGTACACAAGGTTTTTATCCTGAATAGCGCCCAATGTCATGGCCCATGGAAATTTGTGAGCAGTGGCTATTCTCTGGTAAAGCCCCCATTCTGCATCCATACCAATCATCAAAGGAACTTTTGATTTCTGCTGAAATTCATTGACCAGATTGATTTCCCTTGCGGCATCATCCTGCATTAAGATCAGACCGCCTATTTTATCTTTTGCAACAATATTTCTTACCTGGCTGATATAATCTTCACCTTTATTGGTATAAAGTGCCACAATAAAAAGCTGTCCTAGTTTTTCATCCTGAGAAAGATTTTTATAGGTTTTGTCAACCCAGTGCTGAGCCTTTTTCAAATCTTCCTTAGAAGCATTTTTGGGCTGATATTGGGCGTTCACCTTAGGACTTATCAATGCGGCAATAAAGAGTGAAGTATATAATAATTTCTTCATGACTTTTTGAATAAGAACAAAAATACAATTAAAAAAATGAGGAAAACAAAGTTTTTGAGATTTTTGGTATATGATTTGAATACGCAATATAAATAATAACTAAACTTTAATAAGAAATGAAAAAAATACTTCTCTTTTTATTCCTGGGCGCTGTAGGGTTTACTGCTTATAGCTGTGATAATAGTGATGACACTGTGGTACAGGGAACAGATTATGATACTATAAACCAGTCGTTTGATATATCTCCTAGTTTTACTAAAATTGATGATAATCTTTACAGATGGAGCGATGATTTTAAAAGCCCATTAGTACAGTCCGATATGGTTCTTATTTATATGCAGGTTGGAACAGACGGAGGTTCTCCTATCTGGAAACTTCTTCCATATACACGTTATGTAGGTAATCCAAATAATGATGCTGTAGATTATATTTTTGAATTCAGTAAATTTGCGGCTACTATTAATATTAATTCAACTGCTGCATTTAGCTTAACAGCTAATCCATCATATTACCAGAATAAAAATTTCAGAGTTCTTATACTTCCTGCAAACGGAACAGGAACTGGTGGTGCAAAAATGGCAAAAGGTACTGCTGTAGATTACAATGATTATAAGAGTGTAATCAAATATTACAATATTGACGAGTCTAAAATCAAGGCTAAATAATTTAGAAATATCTTTTCAGTTTTTTATAATTAAAAAAGCTCCGGGAGAAATCTCGGGGCTTTTGATTTTTAATGACCGCTTATCAAATCGATGAATGATTTTGGCGGTATAATTCAGGTATTTTGTTAAAGGATGGATAGAATTATAAGTATTATCAATTAAAGACCTATTTGAGTGCTTTACGTGTGAAATGAGCGTGTTGAATTTAAATGATAATCTCTTCAGTAATAATAAAAATAAGAAGCTTCAGAATTTCTGAAGCTTTTGTTGTATTTAGTTATCATTGTCATCCAACAGATGTCCAAAGAAATCTTTTTTTGTTTGCAGATATCCTTTGCTTATTTCGTTCGCGGGAATCTGTAGCGGTACTCTTGAATTAAGGTGAATATTGCTGTCTACCACATATTTTACCTTTTCAGGATTATTGGTGAGAAGGTTGATATCT is a window from the Chryseobacterium indologenes genome containing:
- a CDS encoding glycoside hydrolase family 3 protein, which codes for MKKLLYTSLFIAALISPKVNAQYQPKNASKEDLKKAQHWVDKTYKNLSQDEKLGQLFIVALYTNKGEDYISQVRNIVAKDKIGGLILMQDDAAREINLVNEFQQKSKVPLMIGMDAEWGLYQRIATAHKFPWAMTLGAIQDKNLVYQMAAKIAEDCHRMGINWDFAPVVDVNTNPNNPIIGNRSFGSEVDNVISSALSYSNGLQDNNILAAIKHFPGHGDTSTDSHLDLPVVSHSMERLNTIELAPFKALMNKGIGGVMVAHLYVPSLESGKGIPASVSKNIITGLLKDKLGYKGLIITDALNMGAVANKYKPGELDAMAFKAGNDIMLFSQGVSEGKKLIQKAIDKGEIPQSRVEESVKKILLTKYFLGLTQYTPKNPENINADLNNNSHIQLVQNLYSNALTLLKDEKKLLPLAGKQIYYVPLEEAPYQTFASRLGNNVIIKKAGEINTIPAGSTVIVGFHKDNSTAYKPYKVSAESKQVLSDLTKNQNVILNVFGSAYALKDIDISKVSTVLVSYENNDDSMNAAADALNGKTKIWGKLPVLVNDQLKPGMGIDLNAVTSANTK